From one Humulus lupulus chromosome 8, drHumLupu1.1, whole genome shotgun sequence genomic stretch:
- the LOC133797458 gene encoding serine/arginine-rich splicing factor RS31-like: protein MKPIFVGNFEYDTRQSELERLFSKYGRVERVDMKSGFAFVYFVDERDAEDAIRSLDNRPFGYDKRRLSVEWAKGERGRHRDGARSNQRPTKTLFVINFDPLRTRARDIEKHFEPYGKVLHVRVRRNFAFVQFETQEDATKALECTHMSKIHDRVVSVEYALKDDDERGDRYDSPRRGSYSRHGDSPYGRSPSPMYRGRPSPDYGRPCSPAYDRYNGPAYDRRRSPDYGRNISPEYGRYRSRSPVRRSRT, encoded by the exons atgaagCCAATATTTGTTGGGAATTTCGAGTATGATACTCGCCAATCGGAGTTGGAGCGCCTCTTCTCCAAGTACGGGAGGGTCGAGCGTGTCGACATGAAGTCTG GATTTGCTTTTGTCTATTTTGTGGATGAGCGAGATGCTGAAGATGCTATTCGTTCCCTTGACAATAGGCCATTTGGATACGACAAGCGCAGACTGTCTGTTGAATGGGCTAAG GGTGAACGTGGTCGACACCGTGATGGGGCAAGGTCAAATCAGAGGCCTACAAAAACTTTGTTTGTGATCAACTTTGATCCGCTTCGTACCAGAGCTCGTGATATAGAAAAACACTTTGAACCATATGGGAAGGTTCTTCATGTTAGAGTCAGACGGAATTTTGCATTTGTACAGTTTGAAACTCAGGAAGATGCTACCAAAGCTCTTGAGTGTACTCACATGAG CAAGATACATGATAGGGTGGTCTCTGTTGAGTATGCTCTTAAGGATGATGATGAGAGAGGTGATCGCTATGACAGTCCAAGAAGAGGAAGTTACAGTCGGCATGGGGATAGTCCTTATGGGAGGTCTCCTAGCCCCATGTACCGCGGGCGTCCAAGTCCTGACTATGGTCGACCCTGTAGCCCAGCTTATGACAGATACAATGGCCCTGCCTATGATAGACGAAGGAGTCCTGATTATGGCCGAAACATCAGTCCTGAATATGGCAGATATCGCAG CCGCTCACCTGTTCGCCGATCCAGGACTTGA
- the LOC133797459 gene encoding calcium-binding protein KIC-like, with protein MELNNLTDKKKTTTTTSITEYEDLLPVMAEKLDVENFVSELCKGFELLADPEKGLITSGSLRKNSAFLGMEGMSKEEAEAMVKEGDLDGDGALSETEFCILMVRLSPGMMDDAEAWLEKSLDQELSKSKSSI; from the coding sequence ATGGAACTTAACAACCTAACAGATAAGAAGaagactactactactacatcaATAACAGAGTATGAAGACTTGTTACCTGTCATGGCAGAGAAGCTTGATGTGGAAAATTTTGTGTCTGAATTATGCAAAGGCTTTGAGCTGTTGGCTGATCCTGAAAAGGGTCTGATTACTTCAGGGAGTCTCAGAAAGAACTCTGCTTTTCTTGGGATGGAAGGAATGAGCAAAGAAGAGGCAGAAGCTATGGTTAAAGAAGGAGATCTTGATGGAGATGGTGCTCTCAGTGAGACTGAATTTTGCATCTTAATGGTGAGACTTAGCCCAGGAATGATGGACGATGCTGAGGCTTGGCTTGAGAAGTCACTTGATCAAGAGCTAAGCAAATCAAAATCCTCAATTTga